DNA from Paraburkholderia sp. PGU19:
CTCGCGCATGAGCACAAGCCGTCGATGATCATCGCGGGCTTCTCCGCGTATCCGCGCGTGCTGGATTTCGCGCGCTTCCGTGCGATCGCCGATAGCGTCGGCGCGAAACTGATGGTCGACATGGCGCACATCGCAGGCGTGATCGCGGCAGGCCGTCATCCGAATCCGATCGAACACGCGCATGTCGTGACGTCGACCACGCACAAGACGCTGCGCGGTCCGCGCGGCGGCTTCGTGCTGACCAACGACGAAGACATCGCGAAGAAGATCAACTCGGCCGTGTTCCCCGGTCTGCAAGGCGGTCCGCTGATGCACGTGATCGCGGGCAAGGCCGTCGCATTCGGCGAAGCTCTCGAAGATAACTTCAAGACCTATATCGACAACGTGCTGGCGAACGCGCAGGCACTCGGCGAAGTGTTGAAGGAAGGCGGCGTCGATCTCGTGACGGGCGGCACCGACAACCATCTGCTGCTCGTCGATCTGCGCCCGAAGGGCTTGAAGGGCACGCAGGTCGAACAGGCGCTCGAACGTGCGGGCATCACGTGCAACAAGAACGGCATTCCGTTCGATACGGAGAAGCCGACGGTGACGTCGGGCATTCGCCTCGGCACGCCGGCGGGCACGACGCGCGGCTTCGGCGTTGCCGAGTTCCGCGATATCGGCCGCCTGATTCTCGAAGTGTTCGACGCGCTGCGCACGCATCCCGATGGCGACGCGGCAACGGAACAGCGCGTACGCCGCGAGATCTTCGCGCTGTGCGAACGCTTCCCGATCTACTGACCCGCTCCATCTACACGAAAGCCCCACAGCTACGGAGTCAAACATGAGCAACCTGCACGACAGCAGCATCATTATCGACGGTCTGAACATTTCGAAGTTCGACCGCTCGGTGTTCGAGGACATGAGAAAGGGCGGCGTCACCGCGGTCAACTGTACGGTCTCCGTGTGGGAAGACTTCCAGAAGACCATCGACAACATCGCGGAAATGAAGCAGCAGATCCGCGAGTACAGCGAGATCCTCACGCTGGTGCGTACGACGGACGACATTCTGCGCGCCAAGAAAGAAAACAAGACGGGCATCATTTTCGGCTTCCAGAACTCGTATGCATTCGAGGACAACCTCGGCTACATCGAAGTGTTCAAGGAACTCGGCGTGAATGTGGTGCAGCTTTGCTACAACACGCAGAACCTGGTCGGCACCGGTTGCTATGAGCCGGACGGCGGCCTCTCTGGCTATGGCCGCGAAGTGATTCAGGAAATGAACCGCGTCGGCATCATGGTCGATCTGTCGCATGTGGGCGGCAAGACTTCTTCCGATGCAATCGCCTGCTCGAAGAAACCCGTCACGTATTCGCATTGCTGCCCGTCGGGTCTGAAGGAGCATCCGCGCAACAAGAGCGACGAGCAACTGAAAGAGATCGCCGACGCGAACGGCTTCGTCGGCGTGACGATGTTCGCGCCGTTCCTCAAGCGTGGCCCGGATGCGACCGTCGAAGATTATCTCGAAGCGATCGACTATGTGATCAACGTGATCGGCGAAGACAAAGTGGGCATCGGCACCGACTTCACACAAGGCTACTCGACCGAGTTCTTCGACTGGATCACGCACGACAAGGGCCGCTATCGCCGTCTGACGAACTTCGGCAAGGTTGTGAACCCCGAAGGCATCCGCACGATCGGCGAGTTCCCGAACCTGACGGCTGCGATGGAAAAGGCTGGCTGGAGCGAATCGCGCATCAAGAAAGTGATGGGCGAGAACTGGCTGCGCGTGTTCGGCGAAGTCTGGAACGTCTGAGCAACTTCAAGAGAACAAGGAAACCTGCAATGCAACCGCAACTGCCCATCGACGTCGATCCGAACACGGGTGTCTGGACCACCGACGCGCTGCCGATGCTCTACGTGCCGCGTCACTTCTTCACGAACAATCACGCTGCCGTCGAAGAAGCGCTCGGCGTCGAAGCGTATGCCGAGATTCTCTACAAGGCCGGCTACAAGTCCGCGTACTACTGGTGCGACAAGGAAGCGAAGCAGCACGGCATCAGCGGCATGGCCGTGTTCGAGCATTACCTGAACCGCCTGTCGCAACGCGGCTGGGGTCTGTTCAAGATCATCGAAGCCGACCCGGCGACGGCGCACGCGAAGATCGAACTGCGCTATTCGTCGTTCGTGCTGCAGCAGCCGGAGAAGAGCGGCAAGCTCTGCTACATGTTCGCCGGCTGGTTCGCGGGCGCGATGGACTGGGTCAACGACACGACGGAAGGCGGCAAGAAGGCGCCGCGCAGTCAGTCGAAGGAAGCGCAGTGCGCGGGCGAGCATCACGACCATAAGCACGATCACTGCGTATTCGAAGTATCCCCGCTTGCCGCATGACAGAAGTATAGACACGCAACGGCGCGCTGATACGCCGCGCGCTGGCTGCGTGACTGAAACAAGAGACTGAATCGAACCCGCCCGAGGTCGCCCGCAATGCGTTACCCCAATCTGTTCAAACCCTTGACGCTCAATCAGCTGACGCTGCGCAACCGCATTGTCAGCACCGCGCATGCCGAGGTGTATGCCGAACCGGGCGGACTGCCCGGCGACCGCTATATCCGCTATTACGAGGAAAAGGCCAAGGGCGGTGTGGGCCTCGCCGTGTGCGGCGGGTCGAGCCCGGTGTCGATCGACAGTCCGCAAGGGTGGTGGAAGTCCGTCAACCTGTCGACGGACAAGATCATCGATCCGCTGTCGCGTCTCGCTGAAGCAATGCATCGCCACGGCGCAAAGATCATGATTCAGGCGACGCACATGGGCCGCCGTTCTGCGTTCCATGGCGAGCACTGGCCGCATCTGATGACGCCTTCCGGCGTGCGCGAACCTGTGCACCGCGGCAACGCGAAGATCATCGAGGTCGAAGAAATCCGCCGCATCATCAGCGACTTCGCGGCGGCTGCGAAGCGCGTGAAAGACGCGGGCATGGACGGCATCGAAATTTCGGCTGCGCACCAGCATCTGATCGATCAGTTCTGGAGCCCGCGTACGAACTTCCGTACCGACGAATGGGGCGGCTCGCTCGAAAACCGTTTGCGTTTCGGCGTCGAAGTGTTGCAGGCAGTGCGCGAGGCAGTGGGCAAGGACTTCTGCGTCGGCCTGCGCATGTGCGGCGACGAGTTCCATGAGGACGGCCTCGATCACGAGCAGCTGAAGGAAATCGCGCAGGCGATGTCGGAAAAAGGATTGATCGATTACATCGGCGTGATCGGTTCCGGCGCGGATACGCACAACACGCTCGCCAACTGCATGCCGCCGATGGCGCTGCCGCCCGAGCCGTTCGTGCATCTCGCAGCGGGCATCAAGTCGGTCGTCAAGCTGCCCGTGATGCACGCGCAAAGCATCCGCGATGCAGGGCAGGCGGAGCGTCTGCTCGCGAACGGCATGGTCGATCTGGTCGGCATGACGCGCGCGCAGATCGCCGATCCGCACATGGTCATCAAGATTCGCGATGGCCGCGAAGACGAAATCAAGCAGTGCGTCGGCGCGAACTACTGTATCGATCGCCAGTACAACGGCCTCGATGTGCTGTGCGTGCAAAACGCAGCGACCTCGCGCGAAGCGACGATGCCGCATGTGATCGAGAAAACGCGTGGACCGCGCCGCAAGGTGGTCGTGGTCGGCGCGGGCCCGGCGGGACTCGAAGCAGCGCGCGTCGCGCGGTCGCGCGGTCACGATGTCGTGCTGTTCGAGAAGAGCGATGCCGTCGGTGGCCAGATCATGCTGGCCGCGAAAGCGCCGCAACGCGAACAGATGGCGGGCATCGTGCGCTGGTTCGACATGGAAACGAAGCGTCTGGGCGTCGACCGGCGTCTGGGCGTCGAAGCCGACGAGAAGATGATTCTTGCCGAGAAGCCCGACATCATCGTGCTCGCCACGGGCGGCACGAGCTTCACGCAGCAAGTGCCTGCATGGGGCGTCGAAGAAGGTCTCGCCGTGAGTTCCTGGGACATTCTGTCGGGCAAGGTCGAGCCGAAGCAGAACGTGCTCGTCTATGACGGTGTAAGCACGCATGCAGGCGCAGGCGTGGCCGACTTCATTTCGAGCCGTGGCTCGAAGGTCGAGATCGTCACGCCGGACGTGAAAGTGGCGGATGACGTCGGCGGCACGACGTTCCCGATTTTCTATCGGCGTCTGTACGCACAAGGTGTGATCCACACGCCGAACTACTGGCTCGACCGCGTGTACGAGGAAGACGGCAAGAAGATCGCCGTGATCCGCAACGAGTACACGGAAGAGCAGGAAGAGCGCGTCGTCGATCAGGTCATCATCGAAAACGGCAGCACGCCAAACGACGCGCTGTACTGGAAGCTCAAGCACGAATCGGTGAATCGCGGGCAGTTGGACGTGCACAAGCTCTTCGCAGCGGAACCGCAACCGTCGCTTTCGGAAGAACTCGGCAATGGACGCTTTTTGCTGTTCCGTGTCGGCGACTGCATCTCGATGCATAACATTCACGGCGCGATCTACGACGCGCTGCGTCTCTGCAAGGACTTCTGACGATGAGCCCGGCGTTTCTCATCACCGCGTTGTTGTGGATATCGGTCGCCGGCCTTGCGTTCGCGGTCGCAAAACGGGCGGCTTACTGGCGTCTCGGACGGGCAACGGCAGCCGGCGCATTCGGCTGGACCAATCTGCTGACCATTCCGAAGCGCTATTTCGTCGATCTGCATCATGTCGTGGCGCGCGATCCGTACATCGCGAAGACGCACGTCGCGACGGCGGGCGGTGCGATTGCGGCGTTCGCGCTCGTCTTCATCAACTACGGCCTCGCGATCTATTCGCCCTGGCTCGACCGGCTGATCTTTCTGGCTGCGCTGATCATGCTGGTGGGCGCCGTGTTCGTATGGCGTCGGCGCCACGCGAAGGATGTGCCCGCGCGGCTGTCGCGCGGTCCGTGGAATACGCTGCCCTGGCTGCTTGGCTCGTTCTCGCTTGGTCTGTTGTTGTACACGCTGTTGCCGGCCTCGGCAATGTCGGGTGGACTCGCGATCATCTTCGCGCTGCTGATTGCGGCAGGCGCGTTCGCGATGACGTTCGGCGCGGCGCGTGGTGGTCCGATGAAGCATGCGTTGGCAGGTCTCTTGCACCTCGCGTTTCATCCGCGTCAGGAACGGTTTGCAGCGAAAGGCGACGTGCGTCGTGAAGCGGATGTTCCGCCGACTGCGCTCAAAACGCCCGTGCTCGAACAGAACGAATACGGTGTCGGCAAGCCGGTCGAGTTTCGCTGGAACCAGTTGCTGAGCTTCGATGCATGCGTGCAGTGCGGCAAGTGCGAGGCGGCTTGTCCCGCGTTTGCAGCAGGCCAGCCGCTCAATCCGAAGAAGCTGATTCAGGATCTCGTGACGGGCATGGTCGGCGGCACGGATGCGGCGTATGCAGGCAGCCCGACGCCTGGCATCAAGGTCGGCCAGCATGGCGGCGAGCCGCAGCGTCCCATTATCTCCAGCCTGATCGAAGCCGATACGGTGTGGTCGTGCACGACGTGCCGCGCTTGTGTACACGAATGCCCGATGCTGATCGAACACGTGGACGCGATCGTCGACATGCGCCGCAACCAGACGCTCGTACACGGCACGGTGCCCGGCAAGGGGCCCGAAGTGCTCGCGAATCTGCGCGAAACGGGCACGATGGGCGGCTACGACAAGGCGGCGCGCTACGACTGGTCGGTTGATCTGAGTTCGCCTGTCGCGCAGCCGGGTAAAGCTGTCGATGTGCTGCTCGTCGCCGGCGAAGGCGCGTTCGACATGCGCTATCAGCGCACGTTGCGCTCGCTCGTCAAGGTGCTGAACAAGGCTGGCGTCAACTACGCGGTGCTGGGTGGTGAAGAAACGGATACGGGCGACGTCGCGCGCCGTCTTGGCGACGAGGCCACG
Protein-coding regions in this window:
- a CDS encoding serine hydroxymethyltransferase — translated: MSNANPFFSQSLAERDAAVRKSVLKELERQQSQVELIASENIVSRAVLEAQGSVLTNKYAEGYPGKRYYGGCEFVDEVEALAIDRIKKLFNAGFANVQPHSGAQANGAVMLALAKPGDTILGMSLDAGGHLTHGAKPALSGKWFNAVQYGVDRETLRIDYDQVEKLAHEHKPSMIIAGFSAYPRVLDFARFRAIADSVGAKLMVDMAHIAGVIAAGRHPNPIEHAHVVTSTTHKTLRGPRGGFVLTNDEDIAKKINSAVFPGLQGGPLMHVIAGKAVAFGEALEDNFKTYIDNVLANAQALGEVLKEGGVDLVTGGTDNHLLLVDLRPKGLKGTQVEQALERAGITCNKNGIPFDTEKPTVTSGIRLGTPAGTTRGFGVAEFRDIGRLILEVFDALRTHPDGDAATEQRVRREIFALCERFPIY
- a CDS encoding dipeptidase; amino-acid sequence: MSNLHDSSIIIDGLNISKFDRSVFEDMRKGGVTAVNCTVSVWEDFQKTIDNIAEMKQQIREYSEILTLVRTTDDILRAKKENKTGIIFGFQNSYAFEDNLGYIEVFKELGVNVVQLCYNTQNLVGTGCYEPDGGLSGYGREVIQEMNRVGIMVDLSHVGGKTSSDAIACSKKPVTYSHCCPSGLKEHPRNKSDEQLKEIADANGFVGVTMFAPFLKRGPDATVEDYLEAIDYVINVIGEDKVGIGTDFTQGYSTEFFDWITHDKGRYRRLTNFGKVVNPEGIRTIGEFPNLTAAMEKAGWSESRIKKVMGENWLRVFGEVWNV
- a CDS encoding DUF5943 domain-containing protein produces the protein MQPQLPIDVDPNTGVWTTDALPMLYVPRHFFTNNHAAVEEALGVEAYAEILYKAGYKSAYYWCDKEAKQHGISGMAVFEHYLNRLSQRGWGLFKIIEADPATAHAKIELRYSSFVLQQPEKSGKLCYMFAGWFAGAMDWVNDTTEGGKKAPRSQSKEAQCAGEHHDHKHDHCVFEVSPLAA
- a CDS encoding NADH:flavin oxidoreductase; protein product: MRYPNLFKPLTLNQLTLRNRIVSTAHAEVYAEPGGLPGDRYIRYYEEKAKGGVGLAVCGGSSPVSIDSPQGWWKSVNLSTDKIIDPLSRLAEAMHRHGAKIMIQATHMGRRSAFHGEHWPHLMTPSGVREPVHRGNAKIIEVEEIRRIISDFAAAAKRVKDAGMDGIEISAAHQHLIDQFWSPRTNFRTDEWGGSLENRLRFGVEVLQAVREAVGKDFCVGLRMCGDEFHEDGLDHEQLKEIAQAMSEKGLIDYIGVIGSGADTHNTLANCMPPMALPPEPFVHLAAGIKSVVKLPVMHAQSIRDAGQAERLLANGMVDLVGMTRAQIADPHMVIKIRDGREDEIKQCVGANYCIDRQYNGLDVLCVQNAATSREATMPHVIEKTRGPRRKVVVVGAGPAGLEAARVARSRGHDVVLFEKSDAVGGQIMLAAKAPQREQMAGIVRWFDMETKRLGVDRRLGVEADEKMILAEKPDIIVLATGGTSFTQQVPAWGVEEGLAVSSWDILSGKVEPKQNVLVYDGVSTHAGAGVADFISSRGSKVEIVTPDVKVADDVGGTTFPIFYRRLYAQGVIHTPNYWLDRVYEEDGKKIAVIRNEYTEEQEERVVDQVIIENGSTPNDALYWKLKHESVNRGQLDVHKLFAAEPQPSLSEELGNGRFLLFRVGDCISMHNIHGAIYDALRLCKDF
- a CDS encoding (Fe-S)-binding protein → MSPAFLITALLWISVAGLAFAVAKRAAYWRLGRATAAGAFGWTNLLTIPKRYFVDLHHVVARDPYIAKTHVATAGGAIAAFALVFINYGLAIYSPWLDRLIFLAALIMLVGAVFVWRRRHAKDVPARLSRGPWNTLPWLLGSFSLGLLLYTLLPASAMSGGLAIIFALLIAAGAFAMTFGAARGGPMKHALAGLLHLAFHPRQERFAAKGDVRREADVPPTALKTPVLEQNEYGVGKPVEFRWNQLLSFDACVQCGKCEAACPAFAAGQPLNPKKLIQDLVTGMVGGTDAAYAGSPTPGIKVGQHGGEPQRPIISSLIEADTVWSCTTCRACVHECPMLIEHVDAIVDMRRNQTLVHGTVPGKGPEVLANLRETGTMGGYDKAARYDWSVDLSSPVAQPGKAVDVLLVAGEGAFDMRYQRTLRSLVKVLNKAGVNYAVLGGEETDTGDVARRLGDEATFQRMAKQMMGTLATLDFKRIVTADPHVMHSLRNEYRALGGRYEVLHHTTFLAELVASGKLSPKAIAAYNDKTITYHDPCYLGRYNGETEAPRQLLKTIGIKVVEMERHGKRGRCCGGGGGAPLTDIPGKQRIPDIRIADARSIGADVVAVGCPNCTAMLEGVVGPRPEVLDVAELVAAALE